The following coding sequences are from one Lolium rigidum isolate FL_2022 chromosome 6, APGP_CSIRO_Lrig_0.1, whole genome shotgun sequence window:
- the LOC124665383 gene encoding protein BREAST CANCER SUSCEPTIBILITY 2 homolog B-like isoform X1 — protein MEQFPLFQTGSGRVVSVSVASLQKAKSVFKDNNTSGENAESFGRPDQPTMFQTDSRRPVVISGRSIERSRGAAKEGDTEKSGQWDTDCQFPMFQTGLGKPVAVSCSSVQKARAVLEGEKNNKTGHGDNGLSATNFQNETPRSVLMSSSSIMSDRTVTPNGDSAMQEKNHEAGNHLPLFQTGLGRSIAVSKSSVKRASAVLEPRNIAKELEDEAHLDGGYDTPVFKTVLGRSILARESSGNKVPVILEAEEALKSVNNDNGEAFVEDTSFQAGIQMFVPQRRSSSHKASILLEQQNFGEKGYGDRGSQLPMFQTGSGKSVLISESSVQKARAVLEEEGNINKDTHKLLNMDQKFTVFTSPLKTSCARTVNISSVGVSRAASLLGLEENTLSTQFFGHVGDKLGTKITVERENPDQRLDLASCTTENQVHKEPHRPFELSNNTVFDSGEHSIRFSTVGGRSMAISSDALQRAKSLLGESDVVSTNKSTDYSLAAGCKDEITNSTVAPKGGGSDFSKISRASGKPEIAAFSHQGMSDRKHTRSFGHAVPDTPATNENANRFHGGSHSISEISKIPKPSSRFLSEADNAEDSKDKTQRLHMPAGVLVDITNFMGTHSGNIDHVANEKRRIGGRNSPSPFKRPRSSRFIAPIITSKKSSAGIPKLPPSQTTSCRTKLSASYPFQHKRKTWKEYFGGPPCFSFLTEHPTDEVKRMDAKGAEKYKFHDTDTSAEEFQKMLLACGASLTYATKEWVNNHHKWIVWKLASLERCYPTKAAGKFLTVANVFDELKYRYDREVNNGHRSAIKKILEGNALPSLMMVLCISAVYSHPDVNNSKGEAGRRDENENSIDNKSLLAAKVNVPAQIELTDGWYALEASLDVALSEQLQKRKLFIGQKLRIWGASLCGWTGPVSFHEISGTVKLMLHVNGSYRARWDDPLGFCKHVGPPLAFKCIKASGGRVPRTLIGVARIYPVLYKERLSDGRSVVRSERMERKALQLYHQRVSKIAEDIMSEQDENCGNSDDSEEGAEICKMLERAAEPEVMMAGMTSEQRISFSSYQAKQKEARQNEVAKKVENALEVAGLSSRDVTPFVKVRVTSLTKKISASKTINKEGLITIWNPTEKQKADLVEGQIYFVTGLVPSSYCTGSLYLHARGSSTMWKPLASAQAADFEPFFTPRKAVELSLFGEVPLASEFDIAGVVLHVGDVYLCSSQKRQWLFLTDGSKFTSAQHSAEQDDCLLAVSFSCRIAGDDSVFFSHALSGNTVGFSNLVKRQKDQMSRIWVAEATESSTYTISHEISKKSHLKEAAICAEKWASSSHSKIQQLKERVLCIIGDSGG, from the exons ATGGAACAGTTTCCATTGTTCCAAACTGGTTCAGGAAGAGTTGTATCAGTCAGTGTGGCATCTCTTCAGAAAGCGAAGTCTGTTTTTAAGGATAATAACACTAGCGGTG AAAATGCGGAGAGTTTTGGTAGGCCTGACCAGCCTACGAtgttccaaactgattccagaagaCCAGTCGTGATCAGCGGAAGGTCCATTGAGAGATCTAGAGGTGCGGCAAAGGAGGGAGATACGGAAAAGAGTG GACAATGGGATACTGACTGCCAGTTCCCAATGTTCCAAACTGGATTAGGAAAGCCTGTTGCCGTGAGCTGCAGCTCAGTTCAGAAGGCAAGGGCAGTATTGGAGGGAGAAAAAAATAATAAAACCG GACATGGAGATAATGGTCTCAGTGCCACAAATTTTCAAAATGAAACGCCAAGGTCTGTTTTGATGAGTAGCAGTTCGATCATGAGTGATAGAACCGTAACACCGAACGGAGATAGTGCAATGCAAG AGAAAAACCATGAGGCTGGCAACCACTTGCCGTTGTTTCAAACTGGGCTAGGGAGGTCAATTGCTGTAAGTAAGAGCTCAGTTAAGAGGGCAAGTGCAGTTCTGGAGCCGAGGAATATTGCAAAGGAATTGGAAG ATGAAGCTCATTTAGATGGTGGCTATGATACTCCAGTGTTCAAAACTGTATTAGGAAGATCTATCTTAGCAAGAGAGAGCTCTGGAAACAAAGTACCAGTTATCTTAGAGGCCGAAGAAGCACTAAAAAGTG TAAATAATGACAATGGAGAAGCCTTTGTTGAAGACACATCATTCCAAGCTGGAATACAGATGTTTGTACCCCAACGTAGAAGTTCAAGCCATAAGGCTAGTATTCTGTTGGAGCAACAAAACTTCGGGGAGAAAG GATATGGAGACCGTGGAAGTCAACTGCCAATGTTTCAAACCGGATCTGGAAAGTCGGTCTTGATTAGTGAAAGTTCAGTGCAGAAGGCAAGGgctgttctggaagaagaaggcAATATAAACAAAG ATACTCATAAGCTCCTTAACATGGACCAAAAGTTTACTGTCTTTACTTCACCTCTCAAGACAAGCTGTGCAAGAACAGTAAATATATCTTCAGTTGGCGTGTCTCGAGCTGCTTCTTTGTTGGGCTTGGAAGAGAATACCCTTTCAACACAATTTTTTGGACATGTGGGGGATAAACTAGGCACAAAAATAACTGTTGAGCGGGAAAATCCAGACCAGAGGCTTGATCTTGCATCTTGTACAACAGAAAATCAAGTGCACAAGGAACCACATCGGCCGTTTGAACTTTCTAATAACACAGTCTTTGATTCTGGTGAGCATTCAATCAGATTCAGTACCGTGGGAGGCAGATCAATGGCTATTTCTAGTGATGCACTTCAACGTGCGAAAAGTCTTCTGGGTGAATCAGATGTGGTTTCAACAAATAAGTCAACAGATTACTCTTTGGCAGCTGGTTGTAAAGATGAGATAACAAATTCAACCGTCGCCCCCAAAGGCGGTGGATCTGATTTTTCAAAAATAAGTAGGGCCAGTGGAAAACCTGAAATAGCAGCATTTTCCCACCAAGGAATGTCTGACAGGAAGCACACTAGATCCTTTGGACATGCTGTACCTGATACCCCTGCGACTAATGAAAATGCTAATAGGTTTCATGGCGGGAGTCATTCAATCAGTGAAATTTCAAAGATTCCAAAGCCTTCTTCGAGGTTTTTATCTGAAGCTGACAATGCGGAGGACTCTAAAGATAAGACACAACGACTCCATATGCCAGCTGGAGTGTTGGTGGACATTACTAATTTCATGGGTACACATTCTGGAAATATTGACCATGTTGCTAATGAGAAGAGAAGAATTGGGGGAAGAAACTCTCCGTCTCCATTTAAACGGCCCCGCTCATCCAG GTTCATCGCACCTATAATCACCAGCAAAAAATCCTCTGCTG GAATACCCAAGCTGCCACCATCTCAGACCACGTCCTGTCGAACAAAGCTGTCTGCATCTTATCCTTTTCAACATAAAAGGAAAACTTGGAAGGAGTATTTTGGCGGTCCTCCCTGCTTCAGTTTTTTG ACGGAACATCCAACAGATGAAGTGAAGCGCATGGATGCGAAAGGAGCTGAGAAGTACAAGTTTCATGATACGGATACTAGTGCAGAAGAATTTCAGAAGATGCTGCTTGCCTGTGGTGCTTCATTGACATACGCAACGAAAGA ATGGGTGAACAATCACCATAAATGGATCGTGTGGAAACTTGCTTCACTTGAGAGATGCTACCCAACTAAAGCTGCTGGCAAATTCTTGACAGTTGCTAATGTTTTTGATGAGCTGAAATATAG GTATGACCGAGAAGTGAACAATGGCCACCGATCAGCAATTAAGAAAATTTTAGAAGGAAATGCTTTGCCATCTTTGATGATGGTGCTCTGCATTTCAGCTGTTTACTCCCATCCTGATGTAAATAACTCCAAGGGTGAGGCTGGCAGGAGAGATGAAAATGAGAACAGCATCGACAATAAAAGCTTGTTAGCTGCTAAAGTAAATGTGCCTGCACAAATTGAATTAACTGATGGATG GTATGCACTAGAAGCGTCATTGGATGTGGCACTTTCAGAACAACTACAGAAAAGAAAGCTTTTTATAGGACAAAAGCTTCGG ATATGGGGGGCTTCTTTGTGTGGTTGGACTGGGCCTGTGTCATTTCATGAG ATATCAGGCACTGTCAAATTGATGCTCCATGTAAATGGCAGTTATCGTGCAAGATGGGATGATCCTTTGGGATTTT GCAAGCATGTTGGACCCCCACTGGCATTCAAGTGCATTAAAGCTTCTGGTGGCCGAGTCCCTAGGACACTGATTGGAGTTGCAAGGATATATCCTGTTCTGTATAAGGAGAG GTTGTCTGATGGTCGTTCTGTTGTGAGATCTGAAAGGATGGAAAGGAAAGCGCTACAACTGTACCACCAGAG AGTATCTAAGATCGCAGAAGACATTATGTCTGAACAAGATGAAAACTGTGGCAATTCCGATGATAGTGAGGAAGGGGCAGAAATTTGCAAAATGCTAGAGCGGGCAGCTGAGCCTGAAGTTATGATGGCAGGCATGACGTCAGAGCAGAGGATATCTTTCTCATCATATCAAGCAAAGCAAAAG GAAGCTAGGCAAAACGAAGTGGCTAAGAAAGTTGAGAACGCTCTGGAAGTTGCTGGCCTTAGTTCAAGAGATGTTACGCCGTTTGTGAAAGTGAGGGTGACAAGCCTTACTAAAAAAATCTCTGCTTCAAAAACCATCAACAAGGAAGGGCTAATAACAATTTGGAACCCTACTGAGAAGCAA AAAGCCGACCTGGTGGAGGGACAAATTTACTTTGTCACAGGACTGGTGCCTTCGTCCTACTGTACTGGTAGTCTTTACTTGCATGCTAGAGGATCATCTACCATGTGGAAGCCATTAGCGTCGGCACAGGCTGCGGATTTTGA ACCATTTTTCACCCCACGTAAGGCGGTTGAGCTATCATTGtttggtgaggtaccgcttgcAAG TGAATTTGACATTGCAGGCGTCGTTTTGCATGTTGGCGATGTTTATTTATGTAGCAGCCAGAAAAGACAGTGGCTCTTTTTGACAGATGGATCTAAATTTACCTCAGCACAGCACTCCGCAGAGCAAGATGATTGTCTTCTAGCAGTTAGCTTTTCTTGCCGAATTGCTGGCGATGACTCTGTTTTTTTCAGTCACGCCCTTTCTGGAAATACA GTTGGTTTCAGTAATTTGGTCAAGCGACAGAAAGACCAGATGAGTCGCATATGGGTAGCCGAGGCAACAGAGAGCTCTACCTATACTATTTCTCACGAGATCTCAAAAAAATCGCATCTTAAGGAAGCTGCCATTTGTGCCGAAAAATGGGCTTCAAGTTCTCATTCT AAAATTCAGCAGCTAAAGGAAAGGGTTTTATGCATCATTGGAGATAGTGGTGGCTGA
- the LOC124665383 gene encoding protein BREAST CANCER SUSCEPTIBILITY 2 homolog B-like isoform X2, translating into MEQFPLFQTGSGRVVSVSVASLQKAKSVFKDNNTSGENAESFGRPDQPTMFQTDSRRPVVISGRSIERSRGAAKEGDTEKSGQWDTDCQFPMFQTGLGKPVAVSCSSVQKARAVLEGEKNNKTGHGDNGLSATNFQNETPRSVLMSSSSIMSDRTVTPNGDSAMQEKNHEAGNHLPLFQTGLGRSIAVSKSSVKRASAVLEPRNIAKELEDEAHLDGGYDTPVFKTVLGRSILARESSGNKVPVILEAEEALKSVNNDNGEAFVEDTSFQAGIQMFVPQRRSSSHKASILLEQQNFGEKGYGDRGSQLPMFQTGSGKSVLISESSVQKARAVLEEEGNINKDTHKLLNMDQKFTVFTSPLKTSCARTVNISSVGVSRAASLLGLEENTLSTQFFGHVGDKLGTKITVERENPDQRLDLASCTTENQVHKEPHRPFELSNNTVFDSGEHSIRFSTVGGRSMAISSDALQRAKSLLGESDVVSTNKSTDYSLAAGCKDEITNSTVAPKGGGSDFSKISRASGKPEIAAFSHQGMSDRKHTRSFGHAVPDTPATNENANRFHGGSHSISEISKIPKPSSRFLSEADNAEDSKDKTQRLHMPAGVLVDITNFMGTHSGNIDHVANEKRRIGGRNSPSPFKRPRSSRFIAPIITSKKSSAGIPKLPPSQTTSCRTKLSASYPFQHKRKTWKEYFGGPPCFSFLTEHPTDEVKRMDAKGAEKYKFHDTDTSAEEFQKMLLACGASLTYATKEWVNNHHKWIVWKLASLERCYPTKAAGKFLTVANVFDELKYRYDREVNNGHRSAIKKILEGNALPSLMMVLCISAVYSHPDVNNSKGEAGRRDENENSIDNKSLLAAKVNVPAQIELTDGWYALEASLDVALSEQLQKRKLFIGQKLRIWGASLCGWTGPVSFHEISGTVKLMLHVNGSYRARWDDPLGFCKHVGPPLAFKCIKASGGRVPRTLIGVARIYPVLYKERLSDGRSVVRSERMERKALQLYHQRVSKIAEDIMSEQDENCGNSDDSEEGAEICKMLERAAEPEVMMAGMTSEQRISFSSYQAKQKEARQNEVAKKVENALEVAGLSSRDVTPFVKVRVTSLTKKISASKTINKEGLITIWNPTEKQVRKPTWWRDKFTLSQDWCLRPTVLVVFTCMLEDHLPCGSH; encoded by the exons ATGGAACAGTTTCCATTGTTCCAAACTGGTTCAGGAAGAGTTGTATCAGTCAGTGTGGCATCTCTTCAGAAAGCGAAGTCTGTTTTTAAGGATAATAACACTAGCGGTG AAAATGCGGAGAGTTTTGGTAGGCCTGACCAGCCTACGAtgttccaaactgattccagaagaCCAGTCGTGATCAGCGGAAGGTCCATTGAGAGATCTAGAGGTGCGGCAAAGGAGGGAGATACGGAAAAGAGTG GACAATGGGATACTGACTGCCAGTTCCCAATGTTCCAAACTGGATTAGGAAAGCCTGTTGCCGTGAGCTGCAGCTCAGTTCAGAAGGCAAGGGCAGTATTGGAGGGAGAAAAAAATAATAAAACCG GACATGGAGATAATGGTCTCAGTGCCACAAATTTTCAAAATGAAACGCCAAGGTCTGTTTTGATGAGTAGCAGTTCGATCATGAGTGATAGAACCGTAACACCGAACGGAGATAGTGCAATGCAAG AGAAAAACCATGAGGCTGGCAACCACTTGCCGTTGTTTCAAACTGGGCTAGGGAGGTCAATTGCTGTAAGTAAGAGCTCAGTTAAGAGGGCAAGTGCAGTTCTGGAGCCGAGGAATATTGCAAAGGAATTGGAAG ATGAAGCTCATTTAGATGGTGGCTATGATACTCCAGTGTTCAAAACTGTATTAGGAAGATCTATCTTAGCAAGAGAGAGCTCTGGAAACAAAGTACCAGTTATCTTAGAGGCCGAAGAAGCACTAAAAAGTG TAAATAATGACAATGGAGAAGCCTTTGTTGAAGACACATCATTCCAAGCTGGAATACAGATGTTTGTACCCCAACGTAGAAGTTCAAGCCATAAGGCTAGTATTCTGTTGGAGCAACAAAACTTCGGGGAGAAAG GATATGGAGACCGTGGAAGTCAACTGCCAATGTTTCAAACCGGATCTGGAAAGTCGGTCTTGATTAGTGAAAGTTCAGTGCAGAAGGCAAGGgctgttctggaagaagaaggcAATATAAACAAAG ATACTCATAAGCTCCTTAACATGGACCAAAAGTTTACTGTCTTTACTTCACCTCTCAAGACAAGCTGTGCAAGAACAGTAAATATATCTTCAGTTGGCGTGTCTCGAGCTGCTTCTTTGTTGGGCTTGGAAGAGAATACCCTTTCAACACAATTTTTTGGACATGTGGGGGATAAACTAGGCACAAAAATAACTGTTGAGCGGGAAAATCCAGACCAGAGGCTTGATCTTGCATCTTGTACAACAGAAAATCAAGTGCACAAGGAACCACATCGGCCGTTTGAACTTTCTAATAACACAGTCTTTGATTCTGGTGAGCATTCAATCAGATTCAGTACCGTGGGAGGCAGATCAATGGCTATTTCTAGTGATGCACTTCAACGTGCGAAAAGTCTTCTGGGTGAATCAGATGTGGTTTCAACAAATAAGTCAACAGATTACTCTTTGGCAGCTGGTTGTAAAGATGAGATAACAAATTCAACCGTCGCCCCCAAAGGCGGTGGATCTGATTTTTCAAAAATAAGTAGGGCCAGTGGAAAACCTGAAATAGCAGCATTTTCCCACCAAGGAATGTCTGACAGGAAGCACACTAGATCCTTTGGACATGCTGTACCTGATACCCCTGCGACTAATGAAAATGCTAATAGGTTTCATGGCGGGAGTCATTCAATCAGTGAAATTTCAAAGATTCCAAAGCCTTCTTCGAGGTTTTTATCTGAAGCTGACAATGCGGAGGACTCTAAAGATAAGACACAACGACTCCATATGCCAGCTGGAGTGTTGGTGGACATTACTAATTTCATGGGTACACATTCTGGAAATATTGACCATGTTGCTAATGAGAAGAGAAGAATTGGGGGAAGAAACTCTCCGTCTCCATTTAAACGGCCCCGCTCATCCAG GTTCATCGCACCTATAATCACCAGCAAAAAATCCTCTGCTG GAATACCCAAGCTGCCACCATCTCAGACCACGTCCTGTCGAACAAAGCTGTCTGCATCTTATCCTTTTCAACATAAAAGGAAAACTTGGAAGGAGTATTTTGGCGGTCCTCCCTGCTTCAGTTTTTTG ACGGAACATCCAACAGATGAAGTGAAGCGCATGGATGCGAAAGGAGCTGAGAAGTACAAGTTTCATGATACGGATACTAGTGCAGAAGAATTTCAGAAGATGCTGCTTGCCTGTGGTGCTTCATTGACATACGCAACGAAAGA ATGGGTGAACAATCACCATAAATGGATCGTGTGGAAACTTGCTTCACTTGAGAGATGCTACCCAACTAAAGCTGCTGGCAAATTCTTGACAGTTGCTAATGTTTTTGATGAGCTGAAATATAG GTATGACCGAGAAGTGAACAATGGCCACCGATCAGCAATTAAGAAAATTTTAGAAGGAAATGCTTTGCCATCTTTGATGATGGTGCTCTGCATTTCAGCTGTTTACTCCCATCCTGATGTAAATAACTCCAAGGGTGAGGCTGGCAGGAGAGATGAAAATGAGAACAGCATCGACAATAAAAGCTTGTTAGCTGCTAAAGTAAATGTGCCTGCACAAATTGAATTAACTGATGGATG GTATGCACTAGAAGCGTCATTGGATGTGGCACTTTCAGAACAACTACAGAAAAGAAAGCTTTTTATAGGACAAAAGCTTCGG ATATGGGGGGCTTCTTTGTGTGGTTGGACTGGGCCTGTGTCATTTCATGAG ATATCAGGCACTGTCAAATTGATGCTCCATGTAAATGGCAGTTATCGTGCAAGATGGGATGATCCTTTGGGATTTT GCAAGCATGTTGGACCCCCACTGGCATTCAAGTGCATTAAAGCTTCTGGTGGCCGAGTCCCTAGGACACTGATTGGAGTTGCAAGGATATATCCTGTTCTGTATAAGGAGAG GTTGTCTGATGGTCGTTCTGTTGTGAGATCTGAAAGGATGGAAAGGAAAGCGCTACAACTGTACCACCAGAG AGTATCTAAGATCGCAGAAGACATTATGTCTGAACAAGATGAAAACTGTGGCAATTCCGATGATAGTGAGGAAGGGGCAGAAATTTGCAAAATGCTAGAGCGGGCAGCTGAGCCTGAAGTTATGATGGCAGGCATGACGTCAGAGCAGAGGATATCTTTCTCATCATATCAAGCAAAGCAAAAG GAAGCTAGGCAAAACGAAGTGGCTAAGAAAGTTGAGAACGCTCTGGAAGTTGCTGGCCTTAGTTCAAGAGATGTTACGCCGTTTGTGAAAGTGAGGGTGACAAGCCTTACTAAAAAAATCTCTGCTTCAAAAACCATCAACAAGGAAGGGCTAATAACAATTTGGAACCCTACTGAGAAGCAAGTACG AAAGCCGACCTGGTGGAGGGACAAATTTACTTTGTCACAGGACTGGTGCCTTCGTCCTACTGTACTGGTAGTCTTTACTTGCATGCTAGAGGATCATCTACCATGTGGAAGCCATTAG